A window of the Lolium perenne isolate Kyuss_39 chromosome 7, Kyuss_2.0, whole genome shotgun sequence genome harbors these coding sequences:
- the LOC127300945 gene encoding glucose-1-phosphate adenylyltransferase small subunit, chloroplastic/amyloplastic, with the protein MTGAPPSTVMAMGAATSPCKILSATQRASTAAASASTSRESVSLRAPRGRRQRPRPRGLALSLAPARRPFVFSPRAVSDSKSSQTCLDPDASTSVLGIILGGGAGTRLYPLTKKRAKPAVPLGANYRLIDIPVSNCLNSNISKIYVLTQFNSASLNRHLSRAYGSNIGGYKNEGFVEVLAAQQSPDNPNWFQGTADAVRQYLWLFEEHNVMEYLILAGDHLYRMDYEKFIQAHRETDADITVAALPMDEERATAFGLMKIDEEGRIVEFAEKPKGEQLKAMMVDTTILGLDDVRAKEMPYIASMGIYVISKHVMLQLLRDQFPGANDFGSEVIPGATSTGMRVQAYLYDGYWEDIGTIEAFYNANLGITKKPIPDFSFYDRSAPIYTQPRHLPPSKVLDADVTDSVIGEGCVIKNCKIHHSVVGLRSCISEGAIIEDTLLMGADYYETEADKKLLADKGGIPIGIGKNSHIRRAIIDKNARIGDNVKIINVDNVQEAARETDGYFIKSGIVTVIKDALLPSGTVI; encoded by the exons ATGACCGGAGCTCCGCCATCCACCGTAATGGCGATGGGTGCGGCCACCTCCCCTTGCAAGATCTTGAGCGCCACGCAACGTGCCTCCACCGCGGCGGCTTCGGCATCCACCTCCCGCGAGTCCGTCTCCCTCCGCGCACCACGGGGACGGCGCCAGCGCCCGCGCCCGCGCGGGTTGGCCTTGTCCCTGGCTCCAGCGCGACGGCCGTTTGTCTTCTCCCCGCGCGCCGTGTCAGACTCCAAGAGCTCCCAGACCTGCCTCGACCCTGACGCAAGCACG AGTGTTCTCGGAATCATTCTGGGAGGTGGTGCAGGGACTAGATTGTATCCTCTGACAAAGAAACGTGCGAAGCCTGCTGTGCCATTGGGTGCCAACTACAGGCTTATTGATATTCCTGTCAGCAATTGTTTGAACAGCAATATATCAAAGATCTATGTGCTGACACAGTTCAACTCTGCTTCTCTTAATCGTCATCTCTCACGAGCTTATGGGAGCAACATTGGAGGATACAAGAATGAAGGATTTGTTGAAGTCCTCGCGGCACAGCAGAGCCCAGACAATCCTAACTGGTTTCAG GGTACTGCAGATGCTGTAAGGCAGTATTTATGGCTATTCGAGGAACATAATGTTATGGAATATCTAATTCTTGCCGGAGATCACTTGTACCGAATGGACTATGAAAAGTTTATTCAGGCGCACAGAGAAACAGATGCTGATATTACTGTTGCCGCCTTGCCCATGGATGAGGAACGTGCAACTGCATTTGGCCTTATGaaaatcgatgaagaagggaggaTAGTTGAATTTGCAGAGAAACCAAAAGGAGAGCAGTTGAAAGCAATGATG GTTGATACAACCATACTTGGTCTTGATGACGTGAGGGCAAAGGAAATGCCTTATATCGCTAGCATGGGTATCTACGTTATTAGCAAACATGTAATGCTCCAGCTTCTCCGTGACCAATTTCCTGGAGCTAATGACTTTGGAAGTGAGGTTATTCCTGGTGCGACTAGCACTGGAATGAGG GTACAAGCATACTTATATGATGGTTACTGGGAAGATATTGGTACAATTGAGGCATTCTATAACGCAAATTTGGGAATTACCAAAAAGCCAATACCAGATTTCAG TTTCTATGATCGTTCTGCTCCAATTTACACACAACCTCGACACTTGCCTCCTTCAAAGGTTCTTGATGCTGACGTGACAGACAGTGTTATTGGCGaaggatgtgttattaaa AACTGCAAGATACACCATTCAGTAGTTGGACTGCGGTCCTGCATATCTGAAGGTGCAATTATAGAGGACACATTACTAATGGGCGCAGACTACTATGAG ACTGAAGCTGACAAGAAACTCCTTGCcgacaaaggtgggattcccattgGTATTGGAAAGAATTCACACATCAGAAGAGCAATCATTGACAAGAATGCTCGTATTGGAGACAACGTGAAG ATAATCAATGTTGACAATGTTCAAGAAGCAGCCCGGGAGACTGATGGATACTTCATCAAAAGTGGCATCGTAACTGTGATCAAGGATGCTTTACTCCCAAGTGGGACAGTCATATGA